A single region of the Alphaproteobacteria bacterium genome encodes:
- the rpsO gene encoding 30S ribosomal protein S15, which yields MSITAIRKQELIKEYATVEGDTGSPEVQVAIITERIRNLTDHMGTHKKDLHSRRGLLMLVGKRRRLLDYVTGKDRKRYETLIKRLGIRR from the coding sequence ATGTCGATTACAGCTATACGCAAACAAGAACTGATTAAAGAATATGCAACTGTTGAAGGCGATACAGGTTCACCTGAAGTCCAGGTTGCGATTATTACAGAGCGTATCCGTAATTTAACAGATCATATGGGCACACATAAAAAAGATTTACACTCAAGACGTGGTCTTTTGATGCTTGTAGGTAAACGTCGCCGTTTATTAGATTATGTCACGGGCAAAGATCGTAAACGTTACGAAACACTCATTAAGCGTTTAGGCATTAGACGCTAA
- the alaS gene encoding alanine--tRNA ligase, with translation MSTSNEIRSLFLDYFKKNDHEIVASSGLVPRNDPSLLFANSGMVQFKNYFTGTEKPPYARASTAQKCVRAGGKHNDLERVGYTARHHTFFEMLGNFSFGDYFKEEAIHHAWNVITKEYGLAKDRLLVTVYAEDDEAFGLWQKIAGLKEDRIIRIATSDNFWSMGDTGPCGPCSEIFYDHGDHIPGGPPGSPDEDGDRFIEIWNLVFMQFEQLPGGARIPLPKPSIDTGMGLERITAVMQHVHNNYEIDTFKTIIEASVEKSKAKAEGDKIFSHRVIADHLRSSCFLMADGVLPSNEGRGYVLRRIMRRAMRHAHILGCKDPLLYQLVPTLVDLMGVAYPELRHTEALLSETLRLEEERFKQTLDRGLKLLSDEVEKLDKTQDFPGDVAFKLYDTFGFPLDLTQDILKQQNRIVDQSAFDTAMARQKAEARAAWSGSGEAQTEKIWFELRENLGATEFLGYQTESAEGKIVALLQDDKVVSTLQEGQKGKIITNQTPFYGESGGQIGDIGLIKLDSAIFVVENTQKKARDLVVHEGYVQQGQFKNDDVVHMLVDNSARSSTRANHSATHLLHEALRNVLGNHVSQKGSLVGPDKLRFDFSHQKPISPQEILKIEDIVNARIALNAEVITHLLTPEQAIKKGALALFGEKYGDEVRVVAMGGPNANDMHKDFSLELCGGTHVTRTGDIGLFKIVSESAVAAGIRRIEAITGQGLLSYLREQDDVITSLADMLKATPKNMVERVQKLQDDRKRLERELVVARQASLMGNTSQSNENRKIGNISYVGQILTNVPAKDLKPMVDQFKQKLGSGFIVLASIQDGQASIVVGVTKDLCDRFNAVDYVKIAAEILGGTGGGGRPDMAQAGGPNGDKADLALKTIEEKLKSVAG, from the coding sequence ATGTCAACATCAAATGAAATTCGGTCATTATTTTTAGATTATTTTAAAAAAAACGATCATGAGATCGTTGCGTCCAGTGGACTCGTGCCGCGGAATGATCCAAGTTTGCTTTTTGCGAATTCTGGCATGGTTCAATTTAAAAATTATTTTACAGGCACTGAAAAACCACCTTATGCACGCGCCTCAACCGCTCAAAAATGTGTTCGCGCAGGTGGTAAACATAATGATCTAGAACGTGTTGGTTATACGGCGCGTCATCATACTTTTTTTGAGATGTTGGGTAATTTTTCCTTTGGTGATTATTTTAAAGAAGAAGCAATTCATCATGCATGGAATGTTATTACTAAAGAATACGGTTTGGCTAAAGATCGTCTTTTGGTGACTGTTTATGCAGAAGATGATGAAGCTTTTGGTTTATGGCAAAAAATTGCCGGCCTTAAAGAAGACCGCATCATTCGTATCGCAACATCTGATAATTTTTGGTCCATGGGTGACACAGGGCCTTGTGGTCCTTGTTCTGAAATTTTCTATGATCATGGCGATCATATTCCTGGTGGTCCTCCAGGTTCACCTGATGAAGATGGTGATCGTTTTATCGAAATCTGGAATCTTGTTTTTATGCAATTTGAACAATTACCAGGCGGCGCGCGTATCCCATTGCCAAAACCTTCCATTGATACAGGTATGGGCTTGGAACGTATTACAGCTGTTATGCAACATGTTCATAATAATTATGAAATCGATACGTTTAAAACAATTATTGAAGCCTCAGTTGAAAAGTCAAAGGCAAAAGCTGAAGGCGATAAGATTTTCTCACATCGTGTGATTGCAGATCATTTACGTTCTTCATGCTTTTTAATGGCTGATGGTGTGTTGCCATCTAATGAAGGCCGTGGTTATGTCTTGCGCCGTATCATGCGTCGTGCGATGCGTCATGCGCATATTTTAGGATGCAAAGATCCTTTATTGTACCAATTAGTACCAACGCTCGTTGATCTTATGGGTGTTGCTTATCCAGAATTGAGACATACAGAGGCATTATTATCGGAAACATTACGTCTTGAAGAAGAGCGCTTTAAACAAACGCTTGATCGTGGATTAAAATTGCTTTCCGATGAAGTTGAAAAATTGGATAAGACGCAAGATTTTCCAGGGGATGTTGCTTTTAAATTATATGACACTTTTGGTTTTCCACTGGATTTAACGCAAGATATTTTAAAGCAGCAAAACCGCATTGTGGATCAATCGGCTTTTGATACGGCGATGGCTCGTCAAAAAGCAGAGGCACGTGCTGCGTGGTCTGGGTCAGGGGAAGCACAAACCGAAAAAATTTGGTTTGAATTACGCGAAAATTTAGGTGCAACTGAATTTTTAGGGTATCAGACGGAATCTGCTGAAGGTAAAATTGTAGCGCTTTTACAAGATGATAAAGTTGTTTCAACACTTCAAGAAGGTCAAAAAGGTAAGATTATCACCAATCAAACACCTTTTTATGGTGAATCGGGTGGACAAATAGGTGATATCGGTCTGATAAAACTTGATTCTGCAATATTCGTTGTTGAAAATACGCAAAAAAAAGCACGCGATCTTGTTGTGCATGAAGGCTATGTTCAACAAGGACAATTTAAAAATGATGATGTCGTTCATATGCTTGTTGATAATAGTGCGAGATCGTCAACACGCGCCAATCATTCAGCAACACATTTGTTACATGAAGCGTTGCGTAACGTTTTAGGGAATCATGTATCTCAAAAAGGATCCCTTGTAGGTCCTGACAAATTACGTTTTGATTTTAGCCATCAAAAACCTATATCACCACAAGAAATTCTTAAAATCGAAGATATAGTGAATGCGCGCATTGCCTTAAATGCAGAAGTTATTACACATCTTTTAACGCCCGAACAAGCAATTAAAAAAGGAGCACTCGCTTTGTTTGGCGAGAAATATGGTGATGAAGTGCGCGTTGTTGCCATGGGTGGACCAAACGCAAATGATATGCATAAAGATTTTTCACTGGAGCTTTGTGGCGGAACGCATGTCACAAGAACAGGTGATATTGGTTTGTTCAAAATTGTTTCAGAATCGGCGGTTGCTGCTGGCATTAGACGTATTGAAGCAATCACTGGGCAGGGGCTGTTATCTTATTTACGTGAACAAGATGATGTGATTACAAGTTTAGCCGATATGTTAAAAGCAACACCAAAAAACATGGTCGAACGTGTTCAAAAACTTCAAGATGATCGTAAAAGATTAGAGCGCGAACTTGTTGTAGCGCGTCAAGCATCCTTGATGGGAAATACATCACAGAGTAATGAAAATAGAAAAATTGGCAATATTTCTTATGTGGGTCAAATTTTAACGAATGTGCCTGCTAAAGATTTAAAACCAATGGTTGATCAATTTAAACAAAAATTAGGCTCTGGCTTTATTGTTTTAGCGAGTATTCAAGATGGTCAAGCTTCCATTGTCGTGGGCGTTACTAAGGATTTGTGTGATAGGTTCAATGCCGTTGATTATGTTAAAATAGCCGCCGAAATATTAGGTGGTACGGGTGGTGGTGGCCGTCCTGACATGGCGCAAGCTGGTGGCCCAAATGGTGACAAAGCTGATTTAGCTTTAAAAACCATTGAGGAAAAATTGAAATCTGTTGCGGGTTAA
- a CDS encoding DJ-1/PfpI family protein — MKISILTFEGFNEIDCLLAFRILKWLRKDDWDIKVCCPSLEVTSMGGLTIRAQEMLEEVNKADAVIVGSGLMTRDIINDESIMSRINLNPSHQIIGAQCSGTLMLAKLGILDEVPACTDSVTKPWVQEAGIKVLNQPFFAKGNVATAGGCLASSYLTAWIITKLSDLDTATKALHYFAPVGEKDEFVERAVKNISPYLLY; from the coding sequence TTGAAGATATCTATATTAACTTTTGAAGGTTTCAACGAGATTGATTGTCTTTTGGCTTTTCGCATTCTTAAGTGGTTGCGTAAGGATGATTGGGATATTAAGGTTTGTTGTCCTAGTCTTGAGGTTACATCAATGGGTGGTTTAACCATACGAGCACAAGAGATGCTTGAAGAAGTTAATAAGGCAGATGCTGTGATTGTAGGTAGTGGCCTTATGACCAGAGATATCATCAATGATGAATCTATTATGAGTCGTATTAACCTCAACCCCAGTCACCAAATAATTGGAGCCCAGTGTTCTGGTACGCTTATGCTCGCTAAGCTTGGAATCTTAGATGAAGTTCCTGCTTGCACTGATTCAGTTACAAAACCTTGGGTGCAAGAAGCGGGTATTAAGGTTCTTAATCAACCGTTTTTCGCTAAAGGTAATGTTGCTACTGCTGGTGGGTGTTTGGCTTCTTCGTATCTTACGGCCTGGATTATTACCAAACTATCTGACTTAGATACTGCAACGAAAGCGCTTCATTACTTCGCACCTGTAGGTGAAAAGGATGAGTTTGTGGAGAGAGCTGTAAAAAATATCTCTCCTTATTTGCTGTATTAA
- the truB gene encoding tRNA pseudouridine(55) synthase TruB — MKNLKHGWFVLNKPQHMTSMKALSILKRAIGIKKAGHAGTLDPLAYGVLPIAFGEATKLIPYAQDAHKKYRFIVAWGEERTTDDLEGEIVATSTIRPERQEIEAILPQFLGKIMQKPPAFSAIKIDGERAYDLARKGHDIADKIKAKEIEVFALDIVDHQPNQTTFIADVSKGSYVRSFAHDMGRLLGCYGHVVDLERLQVGCFDLKLAVMLDSVYSSTSEYLHSQILPLETVLDDILALAISGQDAAKFCHGQSLNLPNYSDTEIVMVKTENTLLGLACILEGTLIPKRIFNLN; from the coding sequence ATGAAAAATCTTAAACATGGCTGGTTTGTTTTAAACAAGCCCCAACATATGACCTCCATGAAAGCGTTAAGCATTTTAAAACGTGCGATTGGTATTAAAAAAGCGGGACATGCGGGCACGTTAGATCCTTTAGCTTATGGTGTGCTTCCTATTGCTTTTGGTGAAGCCACAAAACTTATTCCTTATGCTCAAGATGCACATAAAAAATACAGGTTTATTGTTGCTTGGGGTGAAGAAAGAACGACTGACGATTTAGAAGGCGAAATTGTTGCAACGTCGACTATTCGTCCTGAACGTCAAGAAATTGAAGCTATTTTACCTCAATTTTTAGGCAAGATTATGCAAAAGCCGCCGGCCTTTTCTGCCATTAAAATTGATGGCGAACGCGCTTATGATTTAGCGCGTAAAGGCCATGATATTGCTGATAAAATCAAAGCAAAAGAGATAGAAGTTTTTGCACTTGATATTGTAGATCATCAACCCAATCAAACAACTTTTATAGCGGACGTTTCTAAAGGCAGCTATGTGCGCAGCTTTGCCCATGACATGGGACGATTACTTGGATGTTATGGGCATGTAGTCGATTTAGAGCGCCTTCAGGTGGGTTGTTTTGATTTAAAGCTAGCAGTAATGCTCGATTCTGTGTATAGTTCAACAAGTGAGTATTTACACTCACAAATCCTGCCTCTTGAGACCGTGCTAGACGACATCTTGGCACTGGCCATTAGCGGGCAAGATGCTGCAAAATTTTGCCATGGGCAAAGTCTAAACCTTCCGAATTATTCAGATACTGAAATCGTTATGGTGAAGACAGAAAATACCCTGCTTGGTCTTGCGTGCATTTTAGAGGGGACATTGATCCCCAAACGTATATTTAACTTAAACTAA